GATGGCGGGGGCGATCACGATCGTCGACGAGGTGCACGGCTTCAAGTTCTTCGACAACCGCGATTTGCTCGGATTCGTCGACGGCACCGAGAACCCGGCCGGCCCGATTGCGGTGAGCGCCAGCCAAATCGGGGACGAGGACCCGGATTTCGCCGGCGGCTGTTACGTGCACGTGCAGAAGTACCTGCATGACATGGCGTCCTGGGAGTCGCTGTCGGTGACCGAACAGGAACGCGTCATCGGCCGTTCCAAACTCGAGGACATCGAGATGGCCGACGACGTGAAGCCGGCCAATTCCCACATCGCGCTCAACGTCATCTCCGACGCCGACGGCAACGAGCTCAAGATCCTGCGGCACAACATGCCGTTCGGGGAGATCGGCAAGAACGAGTTCGGCACGTACTACATCGGCTACTCGCGCTCCCCGCCGTCACCGAGAAGATGCTGGAGAACATGTTCATCGGCGACCCGCCCGGGAACACCGACCGGATTCTGGATTTCTCCACCGCCGTCACCGGCACCCTGTTCTTCACTCCCATCACCGATTTCCTCAACGATCCGCCGCCGATGCCGGGCTTCGGCGACGTCGACGCAGCTCCCCCGGCATCCGCCCCCACTTCCGACGGCTCATTGGCGATCGGCAGCCTGAAAGGACAGTCCTGATGAACAACCTCTACCGCGAGCTCGCTCCGATCACCGAATCGGCCTGGAGCGAAATCGAATTGGAGGCCAGCCGGACGTTCAAGCGGCATATCGCCGGCCGTCGCGTCGTCGACGTCAGCGAGCCGGGCGGTCCGGTGACCGCCGGGGTGAGCACCGGTCATCTGCGCGACGTGGCGGCGCCGGCCGAGGGCGTGCTGGCGCACCTGCGGGAATCCAAGCCGCTGGTTCGGCTGCGGGTGCCGTTCACGGTGTCGCGCACCGCAATCGACGACGTGGAGCGCGGCGCGCAGGATTCGGACTGGGATCCGGTCAAGGCCGCGGCCAAGAAGCTGGCGTTCATCGAGGACCGCGCGATCTTCGAGGGGTACAAGGAGGCGTCGATCGACGGCATCCGGATGTGCAGCTCCAACCCGGCGCTGGCGCTGCCGGAGGACGCCCGCGAGTATCCCGACGTGTTCGCCCAGGCCCTGTCGGAGCTGCGGCTGGCCGGCGTGGACGGCCCCTACTCGGTGCTGCTGTCCGCCGACGCCTACACCAAGGTCAGCGAGACCACCGAGCACGGCTATCCGATCCGCGAGCACCTCAACCGGCTGGTGGACGGCGAGATCATCTGGGCGCCCGCGATCGACGGCGCGTTCCTGCTGAGCACCCGCGGCGGCGACTTCGACCTTCAGCTGGGCACCGACGTCGCGATCGGCTACCTGAGCCATGACGCGGAGACGGTGCAGCTGTACCTGGAGGAGACCCTGACGTTCCTCTGCTACACCGCTGAGGCGTCGGTCGCGCTGACCGCCTGACGATCTATCAGGCGGCGAGGACCGCGTCCAGCGCGGAGTAGAAGATGCCGAGCCCGTCGTCGGACGGGCCGGTCAGCGCTTCGGTGGCGTGTTCGGGATGCGGCATCAGCCCGACCACCCGGCCGTTGGCGGAGCTGATCCCGGCGATGTCGCGCATCGAGCCGTTGAGGTTCTCGGCGTAGCGGAACACCACCCGGCCTTCGCCTTCGAGTTCGTCGAGCACGGCCTCGCTGGCCACGTAGCGGCCCTCGCCGGACTTCAGCGGCACCAGCAGTTCAGCGCCGGATTCGTACCGCGACGTCCATGCGCTGGTGATCGAATCCACCCGCAGCCAGACGTCGCGACAGATGAAGTGCAGCCCGGCGTTGCGGGTCAGCGCGCCGGGCAGCAGTCCGGCCTCGCAGAGCACCTGGAAGCCATTGCAGATGCCGAGCACCGGCAGACCGGCCTCGGCGGCGGTGATCACCTCGCCCATCACCGGCGCGAACTTCGCGATCGCACCGCAGCGCAGGTAGTCGCC
This is a stretch of genomic DNA from Mycobacterium sp. ELW1. It encodes these proteins:
- the purQ gene encoding phosphoribosylformylglycinamidine synthase subunit PurQ, with the protein product MSARIGVITFPGTLDDVDAARAVRLAGAEAVSLWHGDADLKGVDAVVVPGGFSYGDYLRCGAIAKFAPVMGEVITAAEAGLPVLGICNGFQVLCEAGLLPGALTRNAGLHFICRDVWLRVDSITSAWTSRYESGAELLVPLKSGEGRYVASEAVLDELEGEGRVVFRYAENLNGSMRDIAGISSANGRVVGLMPHPEHATEALTGPSDDGLGIFYSALDAVLAA
- a CDS encoding family 1 encapsulin nanocompartment shell protein, giving the protein MNNLYRELAPITESAWSEIELEASRTFKRHIAGRRVVDVSEPGGPVTAGVSTGHLRDVAAPAEGVLAHLRESKPLVRLRVPFTVSRTAIDDVERGAQDSDWDPVKAAAKKLAFIEDRAIFEGYKEASIDGIRMCSSNPALALPEDAREYPDVFAQALSELRLAGVDGPYSVLLSADAYTKVSETTEHGYPIREHLNRLVDGEIIWAPAIDGAFLLSTRGGDFDLQLGTDVAIGYLSHDAETVQLYLEETLTFLCYTAEASVALTA